A single genomic interval of Mycolicibacterium holsaticum DSM 44478 = JCM 12374 harbors:
- a CDS encoding TIGR02611 family protein, with amino-acid sequence MTDQKDQEAPRWLRWRERLRGRRRVDFAYRVAVGVVGLLVLAVGIVAIPYPGPGWAIVFVGLGILSTEFVWARRALLVVRRRYDEVMAWFQRQHWAVQALGGLFTALVVGVTLWLLGALSWSAGLVGIEWTWLTSPIGLGS; translated from the coding sequence GTGACCGACCAGAAGGACCAGGAGGCACCCCGCTGGCTGCGGTGGCGCGAGCGGCTGCGCGGACGGCGCCGGGTCGACTTCGCCTACCGCGTCGCCGTCGGGGTCGTCGGCCTGCTGGTGCTGGCCGTCGGGATCGTGGCGATCCCGTATCCCGGGCCGGGCTGGGCCATCGTGTTCGTCGGGCTGGGCATTCTGTCCACTGAGTTCGTCTGGGCGCGACGCGCGCTTCTCGTCGTGCGCCGGCGCTACGACGAGGTGATGGCCTGGTTTCAGCGTCAGCACTGGGCCGTGCAGGCGCTCGGCGGCCTGTTCACCGCGCTGGTCGTCGGGGTCACGCTGTGGCTGCTGGGGGCGCTGTCCTGGAGCGCCGGACTGGTCGGTATCGAGTGGACCTGGTTGACCAGCCCGATTGGCTTGGGATCCTGA
- a CDS encoding L,D-transpeptidase: MRGVVRCVLAAVVVATSVVVGPADTSLAAANRSLTSVITSVLPSPDQVVGVAHPVVVTFGAPIIDKRAAERTLNITSSPAMTGTFEWLENNVVQWTPDQFWPAHSTVALSVGGLSTRIVTGAAVVGVANIAEHTFTVTIDGVEAGPPQILPAPHHRPHFGEPGVFPATMGRDKYPTPVGTFPVLAKEREVVMDSSSVGIPVTADDGYHLTVDHAIRLTRRGIFVHSAPWAVNSMGYENTSHGCIGLSPEDAEWYFDVVKVGDPVIVQENSVEIPRPVAPKAPVEVPRIVSG, from the coding sequence GTGCGTGGCGTTGTTCGGTGTGTTCTTGCTGCCGTCGTGGTCGCTACCAGTGTAGTTGTCGGCCCGGCTGATACCAGCCTGGCAGCGGCGAACCGGTCGTTGACGAGCGTTATCACCTCCGTGCTGCCCTCGCCGGATCAGGTCGTCGGTGTGGCGCACCCGGTGGTGGTGACGTTCGGCGCGCCGATCATCGACAAACGCGCCGCAGAGCGGACCCTCAACATCACGTCGTCACCAGCCATGACCGGCACGTTCGAATGGCTCGAGAACAACGTCGTGCAGTGGACGCCCGACCAATTCTGGCCGGCGCACAGCACGGTGGCGCTTTCGGTGGGCGGCCTGTCGACGCGGATCGTGACGGGGGCCGCCGTTGTCGGTGTGGCCAACATCGCTGAGCACACGTTCACCGTGACCATCGACGGTGTCGAAGCCGGTCCGCCGCAGATCCTGCCGGCGCCGCATCACCGTCCCCACTTCGGAGAGCCGGGAGTTTTCCCGGCGACCATGGGCAGAGACAAGTATCCGACCCCGGTCGGCACCTTCCCCGTTCTCGCCAAAGAACGTGAGGTGGTTATGGATTCGAGCAGCGTCGGCATTCCCGTCACCGCCGATGACGGCTACCACCTGACCGTGGACCACGCTATTCGTCTGACCCGCCGTGGCATTTTCGTGCACTCGGCGCCGTGGGCCGTCAACTCGATGGGATACGAGAACACCAGCCACGGATGCATCGGTCTGAGCCCCGAGGACGCGGAGTGGTACTTCGACGTCGTCAAGGTCGGCGACCCGGTGATCGTGCAGGAAAACAGCGTCGAGATTCCGCGGCCGGTTGCGCCGAAGGCTCCCGTCGAAGTTCCCCGGATCGTTTCTGGCTGA
- a CDS encoding PaaI family thioesterase — MSIDAHPGGGFNPPQPTTKGGPDYGRFVEGVRTLQDHARAVDAPDEVITQAADLLDKVSRLLVPYEVDEWTSPSGRRLDLPNRGSVLGIPGEYHKTDAGRVGGVVHFRRFHLGRNGAVHGGCIAQLFDSVLGYTAFRMTEGHKQRTAFLHVNYRQIVPIEKELAVDAGVDRVEGRKIFIEGRLLDGDTVLADAEALFVKLKPGQP; from the coding sequence GTGAGCATCGATGCGCATCCAGGTGGCGGGTTCAATCCGCCGCAACCCACCACCAAGGGCGGGCCGGACTACGGCAGGTTCGTCGAAGGGGTCCGCACGTTGCAGGACCACGCCCGCGCGGTCGACGCTCCCGACGAGGTGATCACCCAAGCCGCCGACCTGCTCGACAAGGTCTCCCGGCTGCTGGTGCCCTACGAAGTCGACGAGTGGACGTCGCCGTCGGGCCGGCGCCTGGACCTGCCGAACCGGGGCAGTGTGCTCGGGATACCGGGGGAATACCACAAGACCGACGCCGGTCGGGTCGGCGGCGTCGTCCATTTCCGCCGGTTTCATCTCGGCCGCAACGGCGCCGTGCACGGCGGGTGCATTGCGCAGCTGTTCGACTCGGTGCTGGGCTACACCGCGTTCCGGATGACCGAAGGCCACAAGCAGCGCACCGCCTTCCTGCATGTGAACTACCGCCAGATCGTGCCGATCGAGAAGGAGTTGGCGGTCGACGCCGGCGTCGACCGCGTCGAGGGCCGAAAGATCTTCATCGAAGGCCGGCTGCTTGACGGGGACACCGTGCTGGCCGACGCCGAGGCGCTGTTCGTCAAGCTCAAACCTGGCCAGCCGTGA
- the thrS gene encoding threonine--tRNA ligase, whose product MSAAVNHAPAAPIRVAAGTTAGAAVREAGLPSRGAVDAIVVVRDPDGRLRDLSWAPDADVEVTPVAANTEEGRSVLRHSAAHVLAQAVQDLFPEAKLGIGPPITDGFYYDFDVERAFTPEDLAALEKRMRQIVKEGQLFARRVYESKDQAREELANEPYKLELVDDKSGDPDVMEVGGDELTAYDNLNPRTKEREWGDLCRGPHIPTTRYIPAFKLTRSSAAYWRGNQDNPSLQRIYGTAWESQEALDRHLELIEEAQRRDHRKLGAELDLFSFPDEIGSGLAVFHPKGGIIRRELEDYSRRKHNEAGYQFVNSPHITKAELFKISGHLDWYADGMFPPMHLDAEYNEDGTVRKPGQDYYLKPMNCPMHCLIYRSRGRSYRELPLRLFEFGTVYRYELSGVVHGLTRVRGLTMDDAHIYCTRDQMRGELTSLLSFVLDLLADYGLTDFYLELSTKDPKKFVGSDELWEEATDVLAEVGAASGLELVPDPGGAAFYGPKISVQVKDALGRSWQMSTIQLDFNFPERFELEYTAADGSRQRPVMIHRALFGSIERFFGILTEHYAGAFPAWLAPVQVVGIPVSDDHIPYLNGVAAQLKLRGIRAEVDTSDDRMAKKIVNHTNQKVPFMLVAGDRDVEAEAVSFRFGDRTQLNGVPRDTAVDAIVNWVSGRENATPTADLLKVGDES is encoded by the coding sequence ATGAGCGCCGCCGTCAACCACGCCCCCGCAGCCCCGATCCGGGTCGCTGCCGGGACCACCGCGGGGGCGGCGGTTCGGGAAGCGGGCCTGCCCAGCCGCGGCGCCGTCGACGCGATCGTCGTCGTCCGTGATCCCGACGGCCGGCTGCGCGATTTGTCCTGGGCGCCCGATGCCGACGTCGAGGTGACGCCGGTGGCCGCCAACACCGAGGAGGGCCGCAGCGTCCTGCGCCACTCCGCCGCACACGTGCTCGCCCAGGCCGTGCAGGACCTGTTTCCCGAGGCCAAGCTCGGCATCGGCCCGCCGATCACCGACGGCTTCTACTACGACTTCGACGTCGAGCGCGCGTTCACCCCGGAGGATCTGGCGGCGCTGGAGAAGCGCATGCGCCAGATCGTCAAGGAAGGCCAGCTGTTCGCGCGGCGCGTGTATGAGTCCAAAGACCAAGCGCGCGAAGAACTTGCCAACGAGCCGTACAAACTCGAACTCGTCGACGACAAGTCCGGGGACCCCGACGTGATGGAGGTCGGGGGCGACGAGCTGACCGCCTACGACAACCTCAATCCCCGCACCAAGGAACGGGAATGGGGCGATCTGTGCCGGGGCCCGCACATCCCCACGACGCGCTACATCCCGGCGTTCAAACTCACCCGCAGCTCAGCCGCCTACTGGCGCGGCAACCAGGACAACCCCAGCCTGCAGCGCATCTACGGCACCGCCTGGGAGTCCCAGGAAGCCCTCGACCGCCACCTCGAGCTGATCGAGGAGGCCCAGCGCCGCGACCACCGCAAGCTCGGCGCCGAACTGGACCTGTTCAGCTTTCCCGACGAAATCGGTTCGGGCCTCGCGGTTTTCCACCCCAAGGGCGGCATCATCCGGCGCGAGCTGGAGGACTACTCGCGGCGCAAGCACAACGAGGCCGGCTACCAGTTCGTCAACAGCCCGCACATCACCAAGGCCGAGCTGTTCAAGATCTCCGGGCACCTGGACTGGTACGCCGACGGCATGTTCCCGCCGATGCACCTGGACGCCGAGTACAACGAGGACGGCACGGTGCGCAAACCGGGCCAGGACTACTACCTCAAACCGATGAACTGCCCGATGCACTGCCTGATCTACCGGTCCCGCGGGCGGTCCTATCGCGAACTTCCGTTGCGGCTCTTCGAGTTCGGCACCGTCTACCGCTACGAGCTGTCCGGCGTCGTGCACGGGCTGACCCGGGTGCGCGGCCTGACGATGGACGACGCGCACATCTACTGCACCCGTGACCAGATGCGCGGTGAGCTGACCTCGCTGCTGAGCTTCGTGCTGGATCTGCTCGCCGACTACGGTCTGACCGACTTCTACCTCGAACTGTCGACCAAGGACCCCAAGAAGTTCGTCGGCTCCGACGAACTCTGGGAAGAGGCCACCGACGTGCTCGCCGAGGTCGGGGCCGCATCGGGTCTGGAGCTGGTGCCCGATCCCGGCGGCGCGGCGTTTTACGGTCCGAAGATTTCGGTGCAGGTCAAGGACGCGCTCGGGCGCAGCTGGCAGATGTCGACCATCCAGCTGGACTTCAACTTCCCCGAACGCTTCGAGCTGGAGTACACCGCGGCCGACGGGTCCCGGCAGCGCCCGGTGATGATCCACCGCGCGCTGTTCGGATCGATCGAGCGGTTCTTCGGCATCCTCACCGAGCACTACGCCGGCGCGTTTCCGGCGTGGCTGGCACCGGTGCAGGTGGTCGGCATCCCGGTCTCCGACGACCACATCCCGTACCTCAACGGCGTTGCCGCGCAACTGAAACTGCGCGGCATCCGCGCCGAGGTCGACACCAGCGACGACCGGATGGCCAAGAAGATCGTCAACCACACCAACCAGAAGGTGCCGTTCATGCTGGTGGCCGGGGACCGCGACGTGGAAGCCGAGGCGGTCAGCTTCCGCTTCGGCGACCGCACCCAGCTCAACGGTGTGCCACGCGATACCGCCGTCGATGCGATCGTCAACTGGGTGAGTGGCCGCGAAAACGCCACGCCCACTGCCGATCTACTCAAGGTGGGCGATGAGTCGTGA
- a CDS encoding HIT family protein, which translates to MTRDEGLRQEPTAEPDDRTIVDQGVGEPDHLQRLWTPHRMTYIAETPLRREKTGESRPFTEIPTLSDEDGLMVARGELVYVVLNLYPYNPGHLMVVPYRRVSELEDLTEAESIELMACTQKAIRVIKSVSNPMGFNVGLNLGRVSGGSLAEHLHMHVVPRWIGDANFITIIGGAKVVPQLLRETRQLLATEWARQPERGGTARAKHRGTERRGMEH; encoded by the coding sequence GTGACCCGCGATGAAGGCCTGCGTCAGGAGCCGACCGCCGAGCCCGACGACCGCACCATCGTCGATCAAGGCGTCGGTGAGCCCGACCATCTGCAGCGGCTGTGGACGCCGCACCGGATGACCTACATCGCCGAAACCCCGTTGCGGCGCGAGAAGACCGGCGAGTCGCGGCCCTTCACCGAGATCCCGACGCTGTCCGACGAGGACGGGCTGATGGTCGCCCGCGGCGAGCTGGTGTACGTGGTGCTCAACCTGTACCCGTACAACCCCGGCCATCTCATGGTGGTGCCCTACCGGCGGGTCTCGGAGCTGGAGGACCTCACCGAGGCGGAAAGCATCGAGCTGATGGCGTGCACCCAGAAGGCGATTCGGGTCATCAAGAGCGTCTCCAACCCGATGGGCTTCAACGTCGGACTCAACCTCGGCAGGGTGTCGGGAGGTTCGCTGGCCGAGCACCTGCACATGCACGTGGTGCCGCGCTGGATCGGCGACGCCAACTTCATCACGATCATCGGCGGCGCCAAGGTGGTGCCGCAGCTGCTGCGCGAGACCCGTCAACTGCTGGCGACGGAGTGGGCTAGGCAGCCCGAGCGTGGGGGCACCGCCCGCGCGAAGCACAGGGGGACGGAGCGACGGGGGATGGAGCACTGA
- a CDS encoding phage holin family protein, which yields MAVESRPTADASIGELMGQLSTQTSRLIRDEMRLAQKEFQEAARHAGIGAGLFSVAGLLAFFGVATFITAGIAALSLVLPVWAAALIVGAVLFVAAGIAALIGRKQTNEVTPAAPRTVETVKADIEELKEARS from the coding sequence ATGGCCGTGGAATCCAGGCCCACCGCCGATGCGTCGATCGGCGAGTTGATGGGCCAGTTGTCGACGCAAACGTCGCGGCTGATCCGCGATGAGATGCGGCTCGCCCAGAAAGAGTTCCAGGAGGCGGCCAGGCACGCCGGGATCGGCGCCGGTTTGTTCAGCGTCGCGGGCCTGCTGGCGTTCTTCGGGGTGGCGACGTTCATCACGGCCGGCATCGCCGCGCTGTCGCTGGTGCTGCCGGTCTGGGCGGCGGCGCTGATCGTGGGCGCCGTGTTGTTCGTCGCGGCCGGTATTGCCGCGTTGATCGGGCGTAAACAAACCAATGAGGTGACGCCGGCGGCGCCGCGGACCGTCGAGACGGTGAAGGCCGACATCGAGGAGTTGAAGGAGGCCCGGTCATGA
- a CDS encoding DUF1990 family protein: protein MKLSELAALPLTYAEVGATAATLPSGYHHVQKSAVIGRGRARFEQAAATGMRWGMLRGAGVRVEATTEVAQVGSEVIVHLGPVRAPCRVVYVVDEPDRRGFAYGTLPGHAESGEELFLVRYDPDTDEVSAAVTAFSRHATWWSRLASPVTSLVQRIVTERYLQAL from the coding sequence GTGAAACTGAGTGAGCTTGCGGCGCTGCCGCTGACCTACGCCGAGGTGGGCGCCACTGCGGCGACGTTGCCGTCGGGCTACCACCATGTGCAGAAGAGTGCCGTCATCGGCAGGGGCCGTGCACGTTTCGAGCAGGCTGCGGCGACCGGGATGCGCTGGGGCATGCTGCGCGGCGCCGGGGTCAGGGTCGAGGCGACGACGGAGGTCGCCCAGGTGGGTTCGGAGGTGATCGTCCATCTCGGACCGGTGCGCGCACCGTGCCGGGTCGTCTACGTCGTCGACGAACCCGATCGGCGCGGATTCGCCTACGGCACCCTGCCCGGCCACGCCGAATCCGGTGAGGAGCTGTTCTTGGTCCGTTACGATCCCGACACCGACGAGGTGTCGGCGGCGGTGACGGCCTTCTCCCGGCACGCCACCTGGTGGAGTCGACTGGCATCGCCCGTGACGTCGTTGGTGCAGCGGATCGTCACGGAGCGCTATTTGCAGGCCCTTTGA
- a CDS encoding phosphatidylinositol mannoside acyltransferase: MTSTQPAPQTGNPLSGRLTDWGYAAGWRLVRAMPEIVARNAFGAGAHYAARGGGPEQLRKNLARVLGVAPDRVPDGLMRASLASYARYWREAFRLPTMDHEAVGRELFVHDVDRVWAALEAGRGVVLALPHSGNWDMAGVWLVQNHGPFTTVAERLKPESLYHRFVAYRESLGFEVVPSSGGDRPPYEVLRERLHANGVVCLMAERDLSRNGVAVDFFGEPTRMPAGSAKLAIETGAVLLPAHCWFEGDGWGMGVYPPVDTSSGDVTAITQALADRFARNIAAHPADWHMMQPQWLADLPAERRAKLGAS, translated from the coding sequence GTGACGAGCACTCAGCCGGCACCGCAGACGGGCAACCCGCTGAGCGGGCGGTTGACGGACTGGGGCTACGCGGCCGGCTGGCGGCTGGTACGCGCCATGCCGGAGATCGTGGCGCGCAACGCCTTCGGTGCGGGCGCACACTACGCGGCGCGGGGCGGCGGACCAGAACAGCTGCGCAAGAACCTGGCCCGGGTGCTCGGCGTCGCACCCGACCGGGTGCCCGACGGGTTGATGCGGGCGTCGCTGGCGTCCTACGCCCGCTACTGGCGTGAGGCCTTCCGGCTGCCCACCATGGACCACGAAGCGGTGGGCCGCGAGTTGTTCGTGCACGACGTCGACCGGGTGTGGGCGGCGCTGGAGGCGGGCCGCGGTGTGGTGCTGGCCCTTCCGCACAGCGGCAACTGGGACATGGCCGGGGTGTGGCTGGTGCAGAACCACGGACCGTTCACCACCGTCGCCGAACGCCTCAAACCCGAATCCCTCTATCACCGGTTCGTCGCCTACCGGGAGAGCCTGGGGTTCGAGGTGGTGCCGTCGTCCGGCGGCGACCGCCCACCGTATGAGGTGCTGCGCGAACGCCTGCACGCCAACGGCGTGGTGTGCCTGATGGCCGAGCGCGACCTCAGCCGCAACGGCGTCGCGGTGGACTTCTTCGGTGAGCCCACCCGCATGCCCGCCGGGTCGGCGAAGCTGGCCATCGAGACCGGTGCGGTGCTGCTGCCCGCGCACTGCTGGTTCGAGGGGGACGGCTGGGGCATGGGCGTGTATCCGCCGGTGGACACCTCGTCGGGTGACGTCACCGCCATCACCCAGGCGTTGGCCGACCGGTTCGCCCGCAACATCGCCGCGCACCCGGCAGACTGGCACATGATGCAGCCGCAATGGCTGGCCGACCTGCCCGCCGAGCGGCGCGCCAAGCTGGGAGCGAGCTGA
- the pgsA gene encoding phosphatidylinositol phosphate synthase codes for MSNFYLMTRAAYAKLSKPIAKAALRAGFTPDTITILGTAGSVLGALTLFPIGQLWWGAVAVFFFVLADMLDGAMARERGGGTRFGAVLDATCDRIGDGAIFCGLLWWAAFGLDSASLVVATAICLVTSQVISYIKARAEASGLSAEGGLIERPERLIIVLSGAGLSDLPFFPMPWLLHVAMWALAITSLITLGQRVHSVRTSPGAMDPLTKPDARDHHPPRGQGEEKA; via the coding sequence CTGAGCAACTTCTACCTGATGACCCGCGCGGCCTACGCCAAGCTCAGCAAGCCGATCGCCAAGGCCGCGCTGCGGGCCGGCTTCACACCCGACACGATCACGATCCTGGGCACGGCGGGCTCCGTGCTCGGCGCGCTCACGCTGTTCCCGATCGGGCAGCTGTGGTGGGGCGCGGTGGCCGTGTTCTTCTTCGTGCTCGCCGACATGCTCGACGGCGCGATGGCCCGCGAGCGCGGCGGCGGTACCCGGTTCGGTGCGGTGCTCGACGCTACCTGCGACCGCATCGGCGACGGGGCGATCTTCTGCGGGCTGCTGTGGTGGGCCGCCTTCGGCCTGGACAGCGCGTCGTTGGTGGTCGCCACCGCGATCTGCCTGGTCACCTCGCAGGTCATCTCCTACATCAAGGCCCGCGCCGAGGCCAGCGGGCTGTCCGCGGAGGGTGGGCTCATCGAGCGCCCGGAGCGGCTGATCATCGTGCTGTCCGGCGCCGGCCTGTCCGACCTGCCGTTCTTCCCGATGCCGTGGCTGCTGCACGTGGCGATGTGGGCGCTGGCGATCACCAGCCTCATCACGCTCGGGCAGCGGGTGCACAGCGTGCGGACCTCACCGGGCGCGATGGATCCGCTGACCAAACCCGACGCCAGGGACCATCACCCGCCCCGCGGGCAGGGGGAGGAGAAGGCGTGA
- a CDS encoding DUF3618 domain-containing protein: MTTPESGRPEPGPSADIAEIEADIEQTRDELGQTVAALSSKLDVKERSRQKAAETKERVAEKADTLRHTATDNPSRTVPIAIVVLAVLAGIVIWRRRR, from the coding sequence ATGACCACGCCTGAGTCCGGTCGCCCCGAGCCGGGTCCCTCGGCCGACATCGCCGAGATCGAGGCCGACATCGAGCAGACCCGCGACGAGCTCGGCCAGACCGTGGCGGCGCTGTCATCGAAGCTCGACGTCAAGGAACGCTCCAGGCAGAAGGCCGCCGAGACCAAGGAGCGAGTCGCCGAGAAGGCCGACACGCTGCGGCACACGGCTACCGACAATCCCTCGCGCACGGTGCCGATCGCGATCGTGGTGTTGGCGGTCCTCGCCGGGATCGTGATCTGGAGGCGACGTCGGTAG
- a CDS encoding aldo/keto reductase → MTTKSIAQASGTFTIGGDLTVNRLGFGAMRLTGTGVWGPAVDRDECIRVLRRAVELGVDFIDTADSYGPYVSEELIREALHPYDGVVIATKAGLVRTGPDEWPVLGYPPYLRQECEMSLRRLGVDTIDLFQLHRIDDKFPAEDQLGELVALQQEGKIRHIGLSEISVEQLEAAQKVATIVSVQNMYNLTMRAAEPLLAACEAQSVGFIPWFPLAAGPLAAPDGPLQRIAADHHASPSQLALAWLLKRSPVMLPIPGTSKVAHLEENVAAAAIELSDDEFETLSKAGAAG, encoded by the coding sequence ATGACCACCAAGAGCATCGCGCAGGCATCGGGAACGTTCACCATCGGCGGTGACCTGACCGTCAACCGTCTCGGCTTCGGCGCCATGCGGCTGACCGGCACAGGGGTGTGGGGGCCGGCGGTCGACCGTGATGAATGCATCCGGGTGCTGCGTCGCGCCGTCGAGTTGGGCGTCGACTTCATCGACACCGCCGACTCCTACGGCCCGTACGTCTCCGAGGAGTTGATCCGCGAAGCGCTGCATCCCTACGACGGCGTGGTGATCGCGACCAAGGCCGGTCTGGTGCGCACCGGGCCCGACGAGTGGCCGGTGCTCGGCTATCCGCCGTATCTGCGTCAGGAATGCGAGATGAGCCTGCGCCGCCTCGGCGTCGACACCATCGACCTGTTCCAGCTGCACCGCATCGACGACAAGTTCCCCGCCGAAGATCAACTGGGTGAACTCGTGGCGCTGCAGCAGGAAGGCAAGATCCGCCACATCGGGCTGTCGGAGATCTCCGTCGAGCAGCTCGAAGCCGCGCAGAAGGTCGCCACCATCGTGTCGGTGCAGAACATGTACAACCTCACCATGCGCGCCGCCGAACCGCTGCTGGCGGCCTGCGAAGCGCAAAGTGTCGGGTTCATCCCGTGGTTTCCGCTGGCCGCCGGTCCGTTGGCGGCGCCCGACGGTCCGCTGCAACGCATCGCCGCCGACCACCACGCGTCCCCGTCGCAGCTGGCGCTGGCGTGGCTGCTCAAACGCTCCCCGGTGATGCTGCCGATCCCGGGCACCTCCAAGGTCGCCCACCTCGAGGAGAACGTCGCCGCCGCGGCGATCGAGCTGTCCGACGACGAGTTCGAGACGCTGAGCAAAGCCGGTGCCGCCGGGTAA
- a CDS encoding glycosyltransferase family 4 protein, whose protein sequence is MRIGMVCPYSFDVPGGVQSHVLQLAEVMHDRGHDVSVLAPSSAHVTLPDYVVSGGKAVPIPYNGSVARLRFGPATHRLVKRWLADGNFDVLHLHEPNAPSLSMLALNIAEGPIVATFHTSTTKSLTLSVFEPILRPMHEKIVGRIAVSDLARRWQMEALGSDAVEIPNGVDVGSFATAARLEGYPRQGKSVLFLGRYDEPRKGMSVLLRALPALVERFADIEILIVGRGDADELREDAGKLAGHLRFLGQVDDRAKASAMRSADVYCAPHTGGESFGIVLVEAMAAGTAVVASDLDAFRRVLRDGEVGRLVRVDDPDALAEGLIEVLENDIVRERYIEAASDAVRRYDWSVVAREIMRVYETVAGAGMKVQVAGSARAAGETVGGTARPTARGTTGGSN, encoded by the coding sequence ATGCGGATCGGCATGGTGTGCCCGTATTCGTTCGACGTTCCCGGCGGGGTGCAGTCCCACGTCCTGCAGCTCGCCGAGGTGATGCACGACCGCGGGCACGACGTCAGCGTGCTGGCGCCGTCGTCTGCGCACGTGACGCTGCCGGACTACGTGGTGTCCGGCGGCAAGGCGGTGCCGATTCCCTACAACGGTTCGGTGGCGCGGCTGCGGTTCGGTCCGGCCACCCACCGCCTGGTGAAACGGTGGCTGGCCGACGGGAACTTCGACGTGCTGCACCTGCACGAGCCCAACGCGCCGAGCCTGTCGATGCTGGCGCTCAACATCGCCGAAGGCCCGATCGTCGCCACCTTTCACACCTCGACGACAAAATCGTTGACGCTCAGCGTATTCGAGCCGATCCTGCGGCCCATGCACGAGAAGATCGTCGGCCGCATCGCGGTGTCGGACCTGGCGCGGCGGTGGCAGATGGAGGCGTTGGGCAGCGACGCGGTGGAGATACCCAACGGGGTCGACGTGGGGTCGTTCGCGACCGCGGCGCGGCTGGAAGGCTATCCGCGGCAGGGCAAGTCGGTGCTGTTCCTCGGCCGCTACGACGAGCCGCGCAAGGGCATGAGCGTGCTCCTGCGGGCGCTGCCCGCGCTGGTCGAGCGGTTCGCGGACATCGAGATCCTCATTGTGGGTCGCGGCGACGCCGACGAACTGCGCGAGGACGCCGGAAAGCTGGCCGGGCACCTTCGGTTCCTCGGCCAGGTCGACGACCGGGCGAAAGCGTCGGCGATGCGCAGCGCGGACGTGTACTGCGCGCCGCACACCGGCGGCGAGAGCTTCGGCATCGTGCTCGTCGAGGCGATGGCGGCCGGCACCGCGGTGGTCGCCAGCGACCTCGATGCGTTCCGGCGGGTGCTGCGGGACGGCGAGGTGGGCCGGTTGGTGCGCGTCGACGACCCCGATGCGCTCGCCGAAGGGCTGATCGAGGTGCTGGAGAACGACATCGTGCGCGAGCGCTACATCGAGGCGGCGTCGGACGCGGTGCGCCGCTACGACTGGTCGGTGGTGGCACGCGAGATCATGCGGGTCTACGAAACCGTGGCCGGGGCCGGGATGAAGGTGCAGGTGGCCGGTTCGGCGCGCGCAGCAGGGGAGACCGTTGGGGGCACCGCCCGGCCGACGGCCAGGGGGACGACCGGGGGATCTAATTGA
- a CDS encoding GAF and ANTAR domain-containing protein — MTINGSTGAEDAHLRIAGIVQNLYSRPDTDSATVIAELAEHAAAEIPGAQYAGITVTRDHKHIDTTAATHTWPVLLDEIQQRHREGPCLTAAWEEKVIHVADLQTEDRFPLYRRDALAETPIRSVMAFQLFIAGQTMGALNVYAESPNVFGETARNLGMVFAAHSSVVWNSARRDEQFRQALASRDTIGQAKGMIMERYGVDAVRAFDLLRKLSQDSNVPLIQIAAELVEKAQSPEKSN; from the coding sequence GTGACGATTAACGGATCCACGGGGGCAGAAGACGCACATCTCCGCATCGCGGGGATCGTGCAGAATCTGTACAGCCGACCCGACACCGATTCGGCCACCGTGATCGCCGAACTGGCCGAGCACGCCGCCGCTGAGATTCCCGGCGCCCAGTACGCGGGCATCACCGTCACCCGCGACCACAAGCACATCGACACCACGGCGGCGACCCACACCTGGCCGGTGTTGTTGGACGAGATTCAGCAACGCCACCGCGAGGGTCCGTGCCTGACCGCGGCGTGGGAGGAAAAGGTCATCCACGTCGCCGACCTCCAGACCGAGGACCGGTTCCCGCTCTACCGCCGTGATGCGTTGGCAGAGACACCGATTCGTTCCGTCATGGCGTTCCAACTGTTCATCGCCGGCCAGACGATGGGGGCGTTGAACGTCTATGCCGAAAGCCCGAACGTGTTCGGCGAGACGGCCAGAAACCTCGGCATGGTGTTCGCTGCCCATTCGTCGGTGGTGTGGAATTCGGCCCGCCGGGACGAGCAGTTCAGGCAGGCCCTGGCCAGCCGCGACACCATCGGTCAGGCCAAGGGGATGATCATGGAACGTTACGGCGTGGATGCGGTGCGCGCTTTCGACTTGCTGCGCAAGCTTTCTCAGGATTCCAATGTGCCGTTGATCCAGATCGCGGCAGAACTGGTGGAAAAGGCCCAGTCGCCGGAGAAGTCCAATTAG